In Phaeodactylum tricornutum CCAP 1055/1 chromosome 21, whole genome shotgun sequence, the following proteins share a genomic window:
- a CDS encoding predicted protein: MARFLSLVRSALLLAVLPMASSDMHTFDSEHGVPTHRDMQSSAYSITFDSVTNSGNNVTVTFNHGNGGAGEFEIYVKTGSATTSQYNLTCYSEGGTLFSGDGISSLTPTIGTASSTFEFSFDDNVDETDPFYFGDVNTLVEGTAQLILCVKFTLTEVVDSSPIDVNYREVAIAIDITLDGDLATNSTQAFEVSAAEVSVDQDGTIEYTAKAELCSSFSGTVTPGVAVPICIKTSDYPLSRIISVQDLSFKSGSITQDIRSEGADATGAGNFYGLIASTADGHCVINECIQYDVLVYAIFATGDDLQVDILGNVVLGIGDSRRTLRARLEPSRNLQEIVRTRAFRSTIYLPGLSSGSVARSSLSGSWTAPVLALGSLLLSLIFLQ; encoded by the coding sequence ATGGCCCGATTTCTTTCCCTTGTACGAAGCGCCCTCCTTCTCGCCGTCCTCCCCATGGCGTCGAGTGACATGCACACGTTCGACTCGGAACATGGTGTGCCTACTCACCGTGATATGCAATCGTCCGCATACAGCATCACGTTCGACTCCGTCACCAACAGCGGAAACAACGTTACCGTGACCTTTAACCATGGTAACGGCGGCGCTGGTGAATTCGAGATATACGTGAAAACTGGAAGCGCAACCACATCACAATACAACTTGACTTGTTACAGTGAAGGTGGCACGCTTTTTTCTGGCGATGGAATATCCAGCCTAACACCCACGATTGGGACCGCTAGTTCGACGTTTGAATTTTCGTTTGACGACAATGTGGATGAGACAGACCCGTTTTATTTTGGTGACGTGAATACCCTAGTGGAAGGGACGGCGCAGCTCATCCTCTGTGTCAAGTTTACACTCACGGAAGTTGTTGACAGCAGCCCAATCGACGTGAACTATCGGGAAGTGGCCATTGCTATCGATATTACACTGGACGGCGACCTTGCAACGAACAGTACCCAAGCCTTTGAAGTCAGTGCTGCAGAAGTCAGTGTGGATCAGGACGGTACAATTGAATACACAGCCAAAGCCGAGCTCTGTTCAAGTTTTAGCGGTACAGTCACACCCGGAGTAGCCGTGCCTATTTGTATCAAGACTTCGGACTATCCCTTGTCGCGCATAATTAGTGTTCAAGACCTCTCCTTCAAGTCGGGAAGCATCACGCAAGATATTCGTTCCGAAGGCGCAGACGCAACGGGCGCAGGCAATTTCTACGGCCTCATTGCTAGTACTGCCGATGGCCATTGTGTTATAAACGAGTGTATACAATACGATGTACTGGTGTACGCCATATTTGCAACAGGAGATGACCTGCAGGTTGATATCCTGGGAAACGTTGTTCTTGGCATTGGGGATTCTCGACGCACGCTGCGAGCCCGATTGGAACCGAGTCGCAACCTTCAGGAAATAGTCCGCACCAGGGCTTTTCGATCGACGATTTATCTTCCTGGACTTTCCTCTGGATCGGTTGCCCGTAGTTCGCTTTCTGGCAGCTGGACTGCTCCAGTCTTGGCTTTGGGATCGTTGTTGCTCTCACTGATCTTCCTTCAGTAA
- a CDS encoding predicted protein, translating to MVLRFLVAMVGCWHGLVPTHSLDLRRHATTSVAMDRRHLLRQTLGILPIATSVVTVEKVNALEANGLAARLQKKDPALLKNRIFNIPPAAQVYPSWLRGSWKVSSNLNGYLFPSRKITKERVTQNPVVPGFQKCSVVTTADIGKEGVEYVWRIDASTGLEDRTANFPAAINAYLGYKAVNDVVYDARANPNRISIDFVDYKTVNAERVELFCNARESETYTDATTNEPIFVCREYARQVTFGAGSTVGVPRQVGTNYAHFWTWKQQGTDRIVGNLLTAGFLDPQDSLYFEEPTLPVVIYSHLMKGQRIST from the coding sequence ATGGTACTGCGGTTTCTGGTAGCGATGGTGGGATGCTGGCACGGACTTGTCCCCACGCACTCTCTCGATTTACGGAGACACGCCACCACCTCTGTGGCCATGGATCGGCGGCACCTGTTGCGACAGACTTTAGGAATCTTGCCGATTGCCACGTCGGTGGTGACTGTCGAAAAGGTGAACGCCTTGGAGGCCAACGGTCTTGCGGCACgtctgcaaaagaaagatccaGCGCTACTCAAGAATCGTATTTTCAACATTCCGCCAGCCGCACAGGTGTACCCGTCCTGGTTGCGGGGCTCTTGGAAGGTATCCTCCAACCTGAACGGTTACTTGTTTCCGTCAAGAAAAATAACAAAAGAGAGGGTCACGCAGAACCCCGTTGTACCGGGCTTTCAAAAGTGTTCGGTCGTAACTACAGCCGATATTGGGAAGGAAGGAGTCGAATACGTGTGGAGGATTGATGCGTCCACGGGTCTCGAGGATCGAACGGCCAACTTTCCAGCAGCTATCAATGCCTATCTAGGATACAAAGCAGTCAATGACGTCGTCTACGATGCGAGAGCCAACCCGAACAGAATATCGATCGATTTTGTGGATTATAAAACCGTCAATGCAGAGCGCGTTGAACTCTTTTGCAACGCTCGCGAATCGGAAACGTACACGGACGCGACGACCAACGAGCCCATTTTTGTGTGTAGAGAATACGCGAGACAAGTGACCTTCGGGGCGGGTTCGACCGTCGGAGTTCCGCGACAAGTGGGCACCAACTATGCACACTTTTGGACGTGGAAGCAACAGGGTACCGATCGGATCGTTGGGAATTTGCTAACCGCCGGCTTTTTGGACCCACAGGATTCCCTGTATTTCGAAGAACCTACGCTACCCGTGGTCATATACAGCCATCTGATGAAAGGACAGCGAATATCCACGTAG
- a CDS encoding predicted protein, with protein sequence VLYTAILVILNDTLAYVFGVTLGRRALLPTISPKKTWEGFAGAGITTMLLSPLVWKLLFHGSDATELVIEYGRHGLVLSVFVNTLAPFGGFVASTLKRAYGHKDFGTLIQGHGGLMDRLDCQLFTAPFLYLYLQ encoded by the coding sequence GTCCTCTACACAGCCATTCTAGTCATTCTGAACGATACCCTAGCCTACGTCTTTGGTGTGACGCTGGGGCGGCGAGCACTCTTGCCGACCATTTCGCCCAAAAAAACCTGGGAAGGATTTGCCGGGGCCGGGATCACGACCATGCTACTATCACCGCTTGTTTGGAAGTTACTCTTCCACGGATCGGACGCAACGGAACTCGTGATCGAGTATGGTCGGCACGGTCTGGTACTCAGTGTATTCGTCAACACCTTGGCCCCCTTTGGGGGCTTTGTCGCCTCCACATTGAAACGCGCGTACGGTCACAAGGATTTTGGTACCCTCATTCAAGGCCACGGAGGTTTGATGGATCGTCTCGATTGTCAACTCTTCACGGCACCCTTTCTATACCTATACTTGCAA
- a CDS encoding predicted protein gives MEKMLFTLALLAWATIAHHRSLQTLNTSLYALNDFLFRESECQWEFYVYSDLCRGFPYRFEIFTAPTNITTIADPTRTCFSEGGESFDFMASGSGISSISSTSAPPVRGYFLGFNFDENVTEASPFYYTINGTNNKEIKYIFCVKLTLTQNISGTVTDINFKQVAIQINVSLDGTLGDSSANAFEVDAGVVSTDTNNDIAFTSSADLCSTFNGNPTQGQAIPICIVSDNHPLARIVSVEDLMFSSGSFTQLILADGSAATGAEGLYGVPDPLNAEHCAVNKCIQYNVMLYAVFATTGANLDITIRGNVVLAIGDGTRMLRAQFEPTRALQDVFRERSFRSKIVLPALSTTESGAVSTLGAKSVAAMFSFAAFVATCWLFDL, from the exons ATGGAAAAGATGCTCTTTACCCTCGCACTGCTCGCCTGGGCTACAATAGCA CACCACCGCAGTCTACAGACCTTGAACACTAGTTTGTACGCCCTGAATGATTTCCTCTTTCGGGAAAGCGAGTGCCAGTGGGAGTTTTATGTGTATTCCGACTTGTGCCGAGGTTTTCCGTATCGATTTGAGATATTTACAGCTCCAACTAATATCACCACAATAGCGGACCCGACCCGGACCTGTTTCAGCGAAGGAGGAGAGTCCTTCGATTTTATGGCCAGCGGGAGCGGAATCTCATCAATCTCGTCTACCTCCGCTCCTCCTGTCAGAGGCTACTTTCTTGGATTCAATTTCGACGAAAACGTCACCGAGGCCAGCCCCTTCTACTACACAATCAATGGCACAAACAACAAGGAAATCAAGTACATTTTTTGCGTGAAACTCACTCTCACCCAAAATATCTCTGGTACCGTGACAGATATCAATTTTAAACAGGTAGCTATTCAAATCAACGTGTCCCTCGACGGTACCCTCGGTGACTCAAGCGCGAATGCGTTTGAAGTCGATGCTGGTGTGGTCAGCACCGACACGAACAACGACATTGCATTCACGTCAAGTGCGGATCTGTGCAGTACCTTCAATGGCAATCCAACGCAGGGACAAGCCATTCCTATTTGCATTGTTTCGGACAACCACCCGTTGGCTCGAATCGTGTCGGTAGAGGATCTTATGTTTTCTTCGGGCAGTTTCACCCAGTTGATCCTCGCGGACGGCAGTGCCGCGACGGGAGCCGAAGGGCTGTACGGAGTGCCAGATCCCTTGAACGCTGAGCATTGCGCCGTCAACAAGTGCATTCAGTACAATGTGATGCTGTACGCCGTATTTGCAACGACGGGCGCAAACTTGGATATCACGATTCGAGGCAACGTGGTGCTAGCGATTGGCGACGGTACGCGTATGCTGCGCGCCCAATTCGAGCCCACCCGCGCATTGCAGGACGTGTTCCGTGAACGATCCTTTCGCTCGAAGATTGTGTTGCCGGCTCTGTCGACGACCGAGTCGGGTGCGGTCTCGACGCTCGGCGCGAAAAGTGTTGCGGCGATGTTCTCTTTCGCTGCGTTTGTGGCGACCTGTTGGTTGTTTGATCTGTAA
- a CDS encoding predicted protein, producing the protein MMNSLSALWCAIVVAFAPVACSDVQLFDSENRTPARRSLQKTTEYTIAFNSVANTANNVSISFNHGIGDGSPTGKFEIFVKTGIATTSQYNLTCFSQGGILFSGTGISSQTSSIGTSSSTFDFSFDDKVNETDPFYFGGVNTEVEGNAQLILCVKFTLTEDVGGSTIDVNYREAAIAIDLTLDGVLDPNSAMAFVVSAADIIVNSEGTIDYTAKADLCTGFTDTPVPGVPIPICIKALDFPLSRIISVQDLSFRSGSITQDIISGGEAATGAENFYGLIASGDDCVVNECIQYDVLVYAIFATGADLQVDILGNVVLGIGSSRRTLRARLEPSRSLEEVVQRRSFQSTIFLPGFLSDSIASISIRWSWSLPVLTLGAFVLSVALR; encoded by the coding sequence ATGATGAATTCACTCTCGGCTCTCTGGTGTGCCATTGTTGTCGCCTTTGCGCCCGTCGCGTGCAGCGACGTGCAGTTGTTTGATTCGGAAAACAGAACACCTGCCCGCCGAAGTCTGCAAAAGACTACGGAATACACCATCGCATTCAATTCCGTGGCAAATACAGCCAATAATGTATCGATTTCCTTCAACCACGGTATTGGAGACGGTTCACCCACTGGGAAGTTCGAGATTTTCGTGAAAACTGGAATCGCGACTACCTCACAATACAACTTAACTTGCTTTAGTCAAGGTGGCATACTTTTTTCTGGTACCGGGATATCCAGCCAAACGAGCTCGATCGGGACCTCAAGCTCGACGTTCGATTTTTCGTTTGACGACAAGGTGAATGAAACAGACCCGTTTTACTTTGGTGGTGTGAATACCGAAGTGGAAGGTAACGCGCAGCTCATCCTCTGTGTCAAGTTTACACTCACGGAAGATGTGGGCGGCAGCACAATCGACGTGAACTACCGTGAAGCTGCCATTGCCATCGATCTAACGTTGGATGGTGTGCTTGATCCTAATAGCGCTATGGCGTTTGTTGTTAGTGCCGCGGATATAATCGTAAATTCGGAGGGTACGATTGATTATACAGCGAAAGCCGACCTCTGCACCGGTTTTACCGATACGCCCGTACCCGGAGTGCCCATTCCCATTTGTATCAAGGCTTTAGACTTTCCCTTGTCACGCATTATTAGTGTTCAGGACCTCTCCTTCCGGTCGGGAAGCATCACGCAAGATATTATTTCGGGCGGCGAAGCCGCAACGGGTGCAGAGAATTTCTACGGCCTCATTGCCAGTGGTGACGATTGTGTTGTCAACGAGTGTATACAATACGATGTACTAGTGTATGCCATATTTGCAACAGGAGCTGACCTGCAGGTTGATATCCTGGGAAACGTTGTTCTCGGCATTGGTAGCTCTCGACGCACGCTGCGAGCACGCTTGGAACCGAGTCGAAGCCTAGAGGAAGTCGTCCAAAGAAGGTCGTTCCAATCGACTATTTTTCTTCCCGGCTTTTTATCTGATTCAATTGCCTCTATCTCGATTCGTTGGAGCTGGTCTCTTCCGGTCCTGACTTTGGGAGCCTTTGTGCTCTCGGTTGCTCTTCGGTAG
- a CDS encoding predicted protein — MKKENKEFRVTHNRERSATPTPTMNPSHGLGWAATDSRWQRPPTRSVFGVDTDSAAMASRKPLALGTAFVDGGSFAHRRGLRPRSESPRHHHALLAESSPSMHRHDVDYRTHDDNGNRNRNYDSNNNNKVPRPGDGGQTQSSSSRNLNNQSIRRSIVAPIPAVSFNDNAGIFYNDYDGGDDDNLSRRSYNTATMNLHKTTRLQSFLHLLKGYVGPGCLSLPWAVSQLGITSGVIATFVMAYWSSYNCWTVVRFKRICQNSNHYGPLPLTYPDLAGWLYGPRFQRFTTTCICIQQLAICTVFLSFVGANLSAVLVAVWSVPLTHVQVISCCLPAVLALSFLPNLKALAPATATGAAFLGLALLCLSTVIGLQWNDRPRHEALSVDWTSVPLAFCAILYSYEGICLVLPVESSMQRPEHFQSTFVTAMIASAVVFALVASFCVAAFGPVTNGSVTAFLLEKYADRRHLQGLLLAANGFVSLSVLVTYPLQLFPALELVGPWFRPWERWVQSWGSSTTTSTSTNIQTNFTSLTNTDESASDSHNQYSADDVHDERMEPLDISPVSSVARSALVEAAPEASHSPVARISLVMLTYVVAVAVPNVQILISLAGALAGSSTALLIPPALELAYLKQYGTESDTMSIGMVSLRVYILLALGLIFMGIGTGASLLDIYRVYTQSGEETGSDSASSV; from the coding sequence ATGAAAAAAGAAAATAAGGAATTTCGAGTCACGCACAACCGTGAACGGTCCGCAACGCCGACACCGACCATGAACCCCTCTCATGGGCTGGGTTGGGCCGCGACAGACTCGCGTTGGCAACGACCCCCGACTCGTTCAGTCTTTGGAGTTGACACTGACAGTGCGGCCATGGCGTCAAGAAAGCCTCTTGCACTGGGaactgcttttgttgacggcgGCTCCTTCGCGCACCGTCGAGGACTCCGACCCCGCTCGGAATCTCCGCGCCATCATCACGCGCTACTGGCGGAATCGTCGCCCTCGATGCACCGTCACGACGTCGACTATCGTACCCACGACGATAACGGTAATCGCAACCGCAATTACgacagtaacaacaacaacaaggttcCAAGACCGGGAGATGGAGGACAGACACAATCTTCCTCCAGCCGCAACCTTAACAATCAATCGATACGTCGATCCATTGTCGCACCAATCCCCGCCGTCTCTTTCAACGACAACGCCGGGATCTTCTACAACGATTACGATGGCGGTGATGACGACAACCTGAGTAGAAGAAGTTACAACACAGCGACGATGAACCTGCACAAAACAACCCGCTTGCAATCGTTTCTGCATCTCCTTAAAGGCTACGTAGGCCCGGGCTGTCTCAGCCTACCCTGGGCCGTCTCCCAGCTCGGCATTACGTCCGGTGTCATTGCAACCTTTGTCATGGCTTACTGGAGCTCGTACAACTGCTGGACTGTTGTGCGCTTCAAACGCATCTGTCAGAATTCCAACCACTACGGTCCCTTGCCTTTGACGTATCCGGACCTTGCTGGTTGGCTCTACGGACCCCGCTTCCAGCGTTTTACCACAACTTGCATCTGCATTCAGCAACTCGCAATTTGCACCGTCTTTCTCAGCTTTGTTGGTGCCAACTTGAGTGCCGTATTGGTGGCCGTTTGGTCCGTTCCGCTCACTCACGTGCAAGTCATTTCGTGCTGCTTGCCCGCGGTCCTCGCTTTGTCCTTTCTGCCCAATCTCAAGGCACTGGCGCCGGCGACGGCGACCGGAGCGGCGTTTCTGGGCTTGGCTTTGCTCTGTTTGAGTACCGTCATTGGCCTCCAATGGAACGATCGACCCCGGCACGAAGCTCTGTCCGTGGATTGGACCAGTGTGCCCTTGGCTTTTTGTGCCATCTTGTACAGTTACGAGGGCATTTGCCTCGTCCTTCCGGTGGAATCCAGTATGCAACGGCCGGAACACTTTCAAAGCACCTTTGTGACGGCCATGATAGCTTCGGCTGTCGTCTTTGCCCTCGTGGCCTCATTCTGTGTGGCAGCTTTTGGGCCAGTGACGAACGGTTCCGTCACCGCCtttttgctggaaaagtATGCCGATCGGCGTCACTTGCAGGGATTGTTGCTAGCGGCCAACGGATTCGTGAGTCTTTCCGTTCTGGTCACGTATCCGTTGCAGCTATTTCCCGCTCTGGAGTTGGTGGGACCCTGGTTTCGGCCTTGGGAGAGATGGGTGCAATCATGGGGATCGTCGACGACCACATCAACCTCGACCAATATACAGACCAACTTCACATCACTTACCAACACCGACGAGTCCGCATCGGACTCGCACAATCAGTACAGCGCCGATGACGTCCACGACGAACGCATGGAACCGCTCGATATTAGTCCCGTATCCAGTGTCGCCCGTTCGGCACTAGTGGAAGCGGCTCCGGAGGCCAGCCATTCCCCGGTTGCCAGAATATCGCTAGTAATGCTCACATACGTGGTCGCCGTGGCAGTTCCCAACGTACAGATCCTCATCTCGTTAGCGGGCGCCTTGGCCGGCTCGTCGACAGCCTTGCTCATTCCTCCCGCGCTCGAACTGGCGTATTTGAAACAGTACGGCACGGAAAGTGATACCATGTCGATAGGCATGGTTTCCCTGCGAGTATACATTCTGTTGGCCTTGGGATTGATCTTCATGGGCATTGGGACTGGGGCGTCTTTGTTGGATATCTACCGGGTCTATACGCAAAGTGGCGAAGAAACGGGTTCCGACAGCGCGTCCTCCGTGTAA